TAGACATAGCGAAATCAAGAGTGAAACAGTAATGACAGTTTTTACAACAGCTTTTGAGAAATTAGAAACAGGAATCGAAGGTCTCGACCAGATTTCATACGGTGGACTGCCCAAGGGAAGGGCCACTCTAGTTGCTGGAACCGCGGGCAGTGCCAAAACAGTGCTTGCAATCCAGTTTCTCGCCATGGGTATCACTAAATTTCAACAACCCGCAGTCTTCGTAACTTTCGAAGAATCACCTGCAGATCTTCGACGCAACGTATCGGGATTCCGATGGGACATTTCTGAATGGGAAAAGCACAATCTCTGGTCGTTTGTCGACGCATCGCCTGTGAAGGACCAGCATGCTCATATCTCTGGCGAGTTCGACTTCGGCGGTCTGCTGGCTAGAATCAAACATGCAGTCAAAGAAACAAGTGCCAAAAGACTCGTGCTGGATTCTATCGGAGCGGTATTCTCGCAATTCGACTCAGCAGCCATCGTGCGGCGTGAGCTATATTCACTTGCTGAAACCCTGAAAGATATGGGAGTCACTTCGGTTGTAACTACCGAGCGCGCGAATGATTTCGGTGAAATATCAAGATTCGGAGTCGAAGAGTTTGTCGCGGACAACGTCATCCTCCTGCGCAATATTCTGGAAGAGGAAAAGCGTCGCCGCACCATCGAGATATTGAAATTTAGAGGCACCAATCACCAGAAAGGTGAGGTGCCATTTACCGTAATCGACGAACACGGCGTGGCATTGCTGCCGCTCTCTTCGATGGAGCTGACACAAAAATCGTCAACTAAACGAATCAGCTCAGGCATCGAAACTCTAGACTCAATGTGCGGAGGAGGCTTCTTTCAGGACTCGATTATTCTAATTTCGGGAGCTACAGGCACTGGCAAGTCACTCACCACGAGCCACTTCGTGAACAGCGATCGCGACGGAGACAGAAGTCTCTTGTTCGGCTTCGAAGAAAGCCGCGATCAGTTGATAAGAAATGCAGCCGGATGGGGAATGGATTTCGCAGAACGTGAGCGACAGGGTAAGTTAAAGATCGTATGCCAATATCCAGAGATCGCTGCACTTGAAGACCATTTAATCCAGATCCAGGAGGAAATCGAGCACTTCAAACCCACTCGCGTAGCCATCGATAGCCTCTCAGCACTGGAAAGGATCTCTGTAGTTAAAAATTTCCGCGAATTTGTTCTTAGCTTGACAGAAATACTTAAACGCCGTGAAATAGCCGGTTTCTTTACCTCGACCACCCCGTCACTTCTGGGCGGACAATCAGTAACGGAAGCACACATCAGCACCATTACGGATTCGATCATCCTGCTTCGCTATGTTGAGATGTTCGGAGAAATGAAGCGCGGAATCACGGTTCTAAAAATGCGCGGTTCACGACACGACAAGAACATTCGGGAATTCATCATCGACAACGAAGGAATGGATATCGGAAAACCATTTGCAAACGTAACAGGCATCCTGTCGGGCTCACCGGTCCACCTCAACAAACACGAACTGAAGAGAATTGAAACAATGTTTGACGCACAACAGTCAACATAAACGCTTCGAAAAGGCAAATAGCGATAGTGGTGAACGGAAGTCTATGACTAACACAAAATTGGCAATACTAGTCATAGACGGATGCGCTGATTATGCTGACGAGGTTCAACAGAATCTGGAACGGCAAACGAAGCGAAGTGTAGAAGTTGTCTTCGAACCCGACCTGCGCGAAGCTGTGAAGAAAATGGCTGACCGTCATTTCAATGTCGTTCTGGCTAAGCGAGAGATACTCGATAATAAAGAATTTCCCACTGCGAACTTGATGAGACAACAGCAGTCTCATTCAATCGTTGGCATGCTGGAAAGTAGAGATGGAAAATTTGACGCTGGCCTAACTGAACGGCAATTAAATTGGAATAAAAATCGGTTTCTTGATCGCGGAAAAGACGAAGTCCACGGCGGAACCCAGGATAAGAAAACGGACGAAGTCCACGACGGAATCCGAGCTGGGGAAAAGGATGGAGACGGAGATGCCATCCTGCTCGAGCCGATCAACAAATTGTCCGACTTTCTGGTAAGAATGCCCGTCCAGCCTGATGTGCTAACTCAACTGATACTGAGTAACATTGAGAAGTTCGAGTTGAAGGCTTCCCTGCAAAGCACTGAGAAGGACCTGCGAAAAATCATCGAGAAAAATGCAGACAGCATCCTCGTCGTCGATGCTAATGGCGCACTGCTGTATTGGAATGCAGCAGCCCAGAGACTGTTCCGAAGCTCAGGTCTGGTTACTGGAGAAGTTTTTGGCATTCCGCTTATCGCGGGCGAAACAACCGAACTTGACGTGGTCGACAAATCAGGTGAAAGAATAGTCGCTGAAATGCGCGTTGTCGATATTGAATGGAGCGGTCAAGCTGCTTGTCTCGCCAGCCTTCGTGATGTCACACAAAGAAAGCTAACGGAAGAATTGCTGGAAGCAAAAGTAAAAGATCGCACCAAACAACTTGAAGAACTTAACCAGGAACTGCGCAAGATGTACGAGTCTGCAGAAAACGCTGCCAGAGTTCGCTCGCAATTCATAGCAAACTTCAGCCATGAAGTCAGAACGCCACTGGGCGGCATTGTAGCGGCGTCGGAAATGCTTCCTATGGCTGACGACCTTGAAGAATTTCGAGAACTGGCTAGCTCGGTAGCAGATTCGAGTAAACAGCTTCTCAGCCTGGTGGAATCAATTCTCGACTTTTCAAAACTAGAGTCTGGCGCAGTACCAGTTGCCGACTCAGACTTCAGCCTGCGTGAACTCTTTGACTCGGTTGTTCAAAGTTTAACGAAATTGGCCGCGGAGAACTCGACCTCCGTTACCTATATCCTCGCCGATACGATACCGGATATAGTGCAAGCTGATGCCGTAAAAATAAGGCAGGTCATTTTGAATCTAACCCACAACGCAATCAAGTTCACAAAAAATGGATACGTAGAGATTCGAGCGGAATTGCAAGACAGCTACGAGCAGCCAACATTGAGAGTAACAATCAAAGATTCAGGAATTGGCATGACGGCAAGAGAATGCGAAACAATCTTCCAACCATTTGTTCAAGGCAATCGTAAAATACATGGCCGCTTCGGAGGCACCGGTCTGGGTTTATCCATTTGCAAACAGCTTGTCGAAGCGATGCACGGTACAATCAATTTTTATAGCGAACCGGAGAAAGGCTCAACGTTCTGGTTCGCCATTCCAATCAAACTGAAATAGCGCAAACGTGCCTAAACGTGCGATACTTGACTCGCCTAAAAGGGGGAGCAAGACTTTGGTTGACAATGTGAAATCAGCCTATCTGGCGATAGCAACGGCATGTGCATTCGGATTGACTGCTGACATCGGGCACGCCTACTCAAACGACTCTGGAAACAAAGAAACGTCTCCACACTCGTTGACATCAGACTCGGCGCACCAACCGACCACCGAGAAACCCCTGGCTTTTCATGAAGTAAATCAACAGCTACTGACTAATTATTCCGCGGCCAAGAACGAACTACGGAAAAAACTCGGCGCAATAGTTATATGTATGGACAATTCTCTTACGTTGATCAGAGATGGAAAGCGCGAGAGCATACCCTTCATTAAGCCGCACTATACCGGTCTGAAAGAAGTCGCCCACATAACTCTGGGAACCTTTGTTTTGCTGGTAAATCACACGGACGAAGAACTCAGCGAAAGTTCAATTGCTAAATTGAAAGAATATAGAACAGCAATTGAGAAAGCATCAGATGCAGTGGCAACAGATGAAGCGATCGAGCCACAGGAACAAGAGCGACAGAGAGCACTGATTAAGCAAACGGTATCATTTCTGACCAGAGCCATCGAAAGTAAACGTGTCTCAGCCGATGAGCTGAAAAAATACGCACGCTCAACCAGTGAGCCTGACCTGAAGAATGCCTACACTGCAGTAGCATCACAAATGGTCTCCATGGATAAGACCATGGCGAAATGGCGTAAGGAAATGACATCTCAAGAATGGAACAACATGTATGTGTTTATCGCAACATTGCACATGCCACGCCAGGAATTGATTGCTTATCAGTATTTCGCCAGACTCTTGAATCAATCACAAGAAGGCGACAGAGTTATCGTAGGAGAGAGCCCTGGCACCATGACTGAAGAGCAGGGAATCGACCTGGTATTGACTCATATTTTAGACAAGCAAGTGGCGATCCAATTCTTCAATGACCCATGGCGCATGCACAGAGATCTACTTTCTGAAGCAGGCAAAAAATGGCTCTCGGAGAACAAACTAGAAGCAGAAAAAACTCCATAATCCGGAACTAACCGCCGCCGGCTCCGTCTCGTGCAACGGGCGCTGAGGGGGGGGTTACGCATGAGTTCAGAGAAGGACGTATATTTGATCACGGGCAGCAGTGGCTTACTGGGACATGCTCTGTCTCACCACTTTGGCTCACGAGACAATCTTGTTGTTGGATTCGACCAATCCGGTCCTCCTTACCCTACACCAAATACGGAATGCCTCTTCTGCGACCTGACTTCTGATGAGTCAGTTCAAAAAACAATGTTCATGGTGCGATCGCTTTATGGAAACAAGATCAAATCAGTATTTCATCTGGCGGCATACTATTCCTTCTCCGGAAAAGACAGTCATTTGTATA
This is a stretch of genomic DNA from Candidatus Melainabacteria bacterium. It encodes these proteins:
- the kaiC gene encoding circadian clock protein KaiC: MTVFTTAFEKLETGIEGLDQISYGGLPKGRATLVAGTAGSAKTVLAIQFLAMGITKFQQPAVFVTFEESPADLRRNVSGFRWDISEWEKHNLWSFVDASPVKDQHAHISGEFDFGGLLARIKHAVKETSAKRLVLDSIGAVFSQFDSAAIVRRELYSLAETLKDMGVTSVVTTERANDFGEISRFGVEEFVADNVILLRNILEEEKRRRTIEILKFRGTNHQKGEVPFTVIDEHGVALLPLSSMELTQKSSTKRISSGIETLDSMCGGGFFQDSIILISGATGTGKSLTTSHFVNSDRDGDRSLLFGFEESRDQLIRNAAGWGMDFAERERQGKLKIVCQYPEIAALEDHLIQIQEEIEHFKPTRVAIDSLSALERISVVKNFREFVLSLTEILKRREIAGFFTSTTPSLLGGQSVTEAHISTITDSIILLRYVEMFGEMKRGITVLKMRGSRHDKNIREFIIDNEGMDIGKPFANVTGILSGSPVHLNKHELKRIETMFDAQQST
- a CDS encoding PAS domain S-box protein yields the protein MTNTKLAILVIDGCADYADEVQQNLERQTKRSVEVVFEPDLREAVKKMADRHFNVVLAKREILDNKEFPTANLMRQQQSHSIVGMLESRDGKFDAGLTERQLNWNKNRFLDRGKDEVHGGTQDKKTDEVHDGIRAGEKDGDGDAILLEPINKLSDFLVRMPVQPDVLTQLILSNIEKFELKASLQSTEKDLRKIIEKNADSILVVDANGALLYWNAAAQRLFRSSGLVTGEVFGIPLIAGETTELDVVDKSGERIVAEMRVVDIEWSGQAACLASLRDVTQRKLTEELLEAKVKDRTKQLEELNQELRKMYESAENAARVRSQFIANFSHEVRTPLGGIVAASEMLPMADDLEEFRELASSVADSSKQLLSLVESILDFSKLESGAVPVADSDFSLRELFDSVVQSLTKLAAENSTSVTYILADTIPDIVQADAVKIRQVILNLTHNAIKFTKNGYVEIRAELQDSYEQPTLRVTIKDSGIGMTARECETIFQPFVQGNRKIHGRFGGTGLGLSICKQLVEAMHGTINFYSEPEKGSTFWFAIPIKLK